The DNA segment TTCGTGAGGGTAGCAACGTTGAGCTTAgtggtgaaggtgaaggtaTCGGCGTCGAGCGTTGCGGTGGTCGATGGTGGCAAACAAGGTATGCAGATGGTGGTATCTATCGCGGACGTACGGATGACtttcggatcaagttgatccgtaagtttttacggatcaacttgattcggaAGCTGCCTAAtactcttacggatcaagttaatccgtaagtgtattttttttttttgtatatgctgtttttgcatttatttttcttttttcttttaaattactaatttttttgtctggctatttttgtttgatttggtcagatggacgaagatgagtagatgtatgaaataatgtctgaacgagcggatatggattatgaaaatgtAGAATCATGTGGtgcgaatgaaccacatgttgattgtttggATGCGTTCAAGACTTCTCAGGTTATAATGTTAATGTTTGtcacatatttaataaaatgaatactggtagaaaacttaaattatgtggATTTTGTAGGTGTTTGGGAGCAGAGAGGATGTTTTGCAGTGGGCTCGATCCGTGGCTCATGAAAACGGATTTGTGGCGGTGATTTTAAGGTTGGACACAAACACaggtagtagaggaaggactacgtttgtgttaattggctgTGAAAGGAGTGGCGAGTATAGGtgtaagaaaaaagaatttatcagaAGAGACACTGGGACTAGGAAATATGGGTGTCCCTTCATGCTTCGTTGCAAACCAGTGGTTGGAGGAGAAggctggatggtgaagttgatttatggagtgcataatcatgaattggccaagtcattagttggacatccatatgcgaGGCGATTGACTAAGGCTGAAAAAAgacttattgctgatatgacgaagtccatggtgaagccaagaaacattctgctaactttgaaggaacacaatgtcaATAGCTATACGACCATTAAAcagatatacaatgcaagaagtgcattccgttcttccataagaggaagcgatcttgaaatgcaacatctgatgaagcttcttgaacgtgatcaatatattcattggcacagaataaaggatgaagacgtggttcgtgatatcttttggtgtcacctTGATTCAGTGAAGTTAGTCAACGCATGTAATTTGTTGTGTTTGATAGACAACACCTATAAAACAAACCGGTACAGACTCCCATTGctcgattttgttggggtgacaccgactgggatgacattctctgtcGGTTTTGCATATGTGAAGGGTGAACGCGTTAATAATTTAGTATGGGCTTTACAACGCTTTCGAGGCTTTTTTTTAAAGCGTGATGCCCTCCCTggagttattgtcactgacagacaccaagcattgatgaatgcagtgaaggaTGTATTCCCTGAATgcacaaatttgttgtgcagctttcacataaacaagaatgtgaaggccaaatgtaaatcactaattgtgcaaaaaaatgcttgggattatgtcatggatTGCTGGGGATCTCTGACTGATTGTCCTTCAGAACAACAGTTTGATGAATGCCTGAAGAAGTTCGAAATAACTTGTGcaccttggccaatgtttgttgactatgtcaaggaaacatggataataccacacaaggaaaaatttgtttccgcctggactaataaggtgatgcacttagaaaacacaacaacaaacaggtatgaaactgttcaactatttctattaacgttgaaaaatttatggaattgtattattgtatatgtttatttttatttgtgtatttgaaatgtagggttgaatttGCTCACTCGTCTTTAAAAAGACTGTTACAAAATAACATTGGAGACTTATGCAGTgtgtgggatgccatgaacaacatgattacGTTGCAGCACACAGAGATTAAagcatcatttgaaacaagtacatatgtcgttggacatgtgtttcaaaaaaccttatacaggaGGCTacttggaatggtttcaaggtatgctttaaatcagattgctgctgAATTAGAGCGTGTTGACTATGCTGGCAAGAATCCCTCAAGTTGTGGTTGCATGGTGAGAACCACgcttggtcttccttgtgcttgtgagctatccaaatatgttggtggttgcatcccactggattcaatccatatgttctggaggagactcagttttttagaccaagggttatctAAGCTCGAGGTGGGCATCAAGGACGTAATGGAAACAATATACCAAAAATTcgaagaacttgatgtttgtggcaagtTTACTCTAAGAACTAAACTTTGGGAAATTGCACACCCTGATCAGAATtcgatgtgtcctcctccagcaAAGGTTAACACAAAGGGGGCACCGAAGAAAACTACGAGCAGGAACCCAAGGTCAACAAAGCGCGATCCATCTTACTGGGAATATGTAGATGCCTTTGAATCACAACAAAATAGCAATTTGTCGGTGAGACGTACTGCATCATCCTCTGAGCAACCgaatcgaagaacgatgatgcCCATGTTGGACTAATTTCAGCCATTTATGCACGACTTCATTGATAagattgttgatgtcaaaggtGATGGTAACTGTAGATATCGGTCAATTGCCGGTTTATTAGGTATGAGTCAAGACTCTTGATCGGTGGTCCGCAACCatctgcttaaagaacttgccaaTTTCTCAGAAGACTATATCAAGCTCTTTGGTGGCACAGAGAtatttgaggaattaaggatgtcactacttgttgatgggttaaccaaggtatgtaatttatgtatttgatttttaagactttagtttgaaattaagtttgacgtgtatatttgttttattcagGTGACAACGGAtgagtggatggatataacggacATGGGACATATGATTGCATCAATGTATAACATAATCGTTGTATCCTTGTCTAAACAACAAaacatgacattctttccccttAGAAGTCAACCGCTGGCAAATTCTTCATTGCATCGTATAATTTGTATCAGTCATGtatatgacaatcattttgttgaggtacattgtagatatgaagtgtttttttttatggttatgCAATGAGTTTTATAGGATtgagttaacatttttttagcatacacaacaggtttatttaaaagaacgtTGTCCCTTACCGTCTGCATcattgttatggtctagcaATTGTCATCCGCATGCGAAGTCGAGGCCAAATCCATATATTAGCAGAATGCAGCATTACAAGAGCTTCGTGATGTTCAAGAGAgactatgttgacataaatgatGATTGAACATGTAATTTACAAATGGCTGATcgttttgaacatgtaatttatttgttacgtccacaacaaaattattacttaattctaaaaaagcATGTATGATATATCGTTGTCTGAGTTGACTACGCATTGTGGAAAACCGTGTATGATAAATTGTTGTCTGCATTAACATAAAGCGCGTGGCGCGTGAAAGGACCCTGCACAACATGACTACACATGCAGATCTGATGCAAGCTAAAGCATGTCATGTCATTCGTGTAGTTGACAACACATACAGAAAACATGTGCATGCATATtttcaatctttaaaaaatgcagcactgatattaaaactcatctatatatatggcacAACCTAACCCTGTAAGAAAACACAAGTTTCAGTATCAACCCAGGTCTTATAAAAAACTATGGCATTcttgggagaaacaagcagtcaGATAGTTGTAAACTCcacattaggttttattttttcaaatggatCCATTGTTCACAACGACAGTGGTGTTTCCTTTCAAGCTTCCACTCCAATTcccattcgagtacctaacGGGTGTGATTTTTAAAcgttaaaaaccagaatacacaatacccttaagCTAACCGACaagcaatttttggatgaaatttactaccggcAGCCTTTCACGTATGCAGGTAATCAATTTCggtttcaatgtatgcaactgaaagatgatgctgatgttaacacaatgttaatgtgtaatcatgaattttcgtttgttggtccaattgagttattatgtagcATTGCTAGAACCCCAGATGGtattttaaacttacttgaagctactatgacccctactcatgatgccctgctatattacaatgggaggtgaaacatgtcacgccaaaatgagtttgttgattactcgttcacaggaaaaaatcccaaaaactttGACATTCCCACCGGATGTACCATGGATGAACTGAATGATTTGATTAAGCAAGTTGCGCCTCGTgggattcccccttatggtGTTGATGAAACACAAATGGTAAGATGATTGTTTTTTCGCAAACCAAGTCACCATGAGTATtcagaaaaagttataaaatttaaaataattgaactcAAAATCAACGAGGACGTGATGAAAGTGCTCATTGAGTCTAACTACTGAAAAAAAattgggccaatagaaattttagctgttttAAGTAAACCTGTACTCCAAATGAAAGATGAGTTGTCCTTGTCGCAAAATTAGCATGAGTTAGTTGTAGTATTTGATGCAAATTTAATTTCGTTCgactatgttgaagttaatgtacTGTTTGAATTCATGTATTGCATAATTtcgtttttataaatttatttattttttaatttgatacaaCACAATTCTTTTGaacttctttatttcaattatatttaaagttatatttcaaattactttttattagttgataatGTGTAAAATGAAGCTGTGACTATTTCCAGATCAACTTGGTCCGAAAAAGACTTACGAatcacttgatccgtaagcttgGAAGAGGTTACAGATCACCTGATCCGTAAAGCATGTCTTAGTAAAGTTACGGATCAGGTGATCCGTAACCTCCTCCAAGGTTCCCTACTCCGCCATCAATGGCCTTTTCACCAGGGGTTTTATGACCTTTTCACCTCAAGTGTTGGGTGCACTAGCAAaactgctgggtgcacctagcagggCTCTCTGTTTGCTTACCTATAATGTATATGGGTCAAGCCCTACTTGGTCCATTTGGGTCCATGTCTCTCATTCCATATGACAATTGTTAAATATACATCCAATATTTGTTAAGTATACCTCCCTTATTTTCCAAGAATATCCTTTTGCAGCCACGCTCATTCCATACCAGCAATCACAACATCATAGAGTCATTGTGCTCTGGAGGCATGCACCCCACAAAGTCACGCAACACCACCCATGGCATCCAGCATAGTCACAAATAAATTGAAGTGTTTTATACCCATAATTCTGTACCCAACGACTATAATGTTTTCATCGTTGTTTCAAGCCTCTACCAATCGGCTGCAATTTTTAGAgcttgttaaataaaaaaggtcatttttcaatcaccagACTCTGGTGGAGAGGACAAGGCCACTCTTAGCATAGTCAGTAAGAAACACATCATATCAAGAATTACAAGACTTATCAAATCAAAGTGTATCAAACCATGAATCAAAATCATCAGCCACTTTGGACTTGCTACCAGAATTTGAAGAAGATTGCATGCTGTGATGGACGGGTTTTTCTTCCTGCGGTCGTAATAAAACATTTGGATTCGTCAACGTGGATGTTCCTTCCAGCAAGTCATCAAGTACATCATCTAGACTAGCAGTAATTGGTGCAGTTTTGGATGGAACTGGATCTTTATTTGAAATGTGAGGAGGATACACAGAAGCTACTCCCGATGAAACTGGAATCGAGGTGTTGGACTTAAAGCCCGAAGAATCTAGAATGTTGGTCTCACCAAATGAATCTAAAAGCATATCTAGTTCTTTTTCAGCATCAGCAGCCTCAAATGTTGAGTAAGGTTTCCCTCTTGTATCTTCAGTAGAATGTAAACTAGCATCTGAACTTAGAACAAATGCTTTATTTTTACCAGAACTGCTAGTTTGCTGAGCTTCAGCATCGACATAGTTCACGGGAATGCGAAAGTCGTTGGACAAGGGAAATGTAGAAGCAGCATGGCTACTGCTACTGGAACTAGATGATATAAACTGATCTGCAGCTAGATCATCTACATCTAATTCTTCAGACATCCTATTGGCTAGTTCACTTTCATCTTTAGTTTTCAACTCCTCGTGCTCTTCACTGCTGCTCATTGCCGACTCCTCCACACACTGCACAAAATAAACTGCATTAATGCAGCAAATATAGAATTGCaaactatatataaaagagtGAAATTCATCCTGTAACTTATTGGATTTCACAGGACATACAATTGGAAATATAATATGACTATCATAACTATTTGTTTGTATCATAGTGAACAAAGAAATTTCTGAGGTTAGGAATCTTTCATGATTTTCTATAGCACTCAATGATCATACCCGCACGAACCCATTGTtacaattgataaaaaaacacatGCCTATGTTTTAGTGTATCTGATACGGAAATGTAGTGCATTATGGCTCATGCCTTATCAACAGGTGATCAATTTACAGTTTATCTATTTGTCTTTCCATAATGCAAAGAAACAGGTGTTTTGCAACAAGAGAAATTCTTAACTGCCTGCTTTGGATCATGGAATATATGCCACATTAACTATTTCTGCCATCACTATTTCCCACTTTAACTAAATTGTTAATGACTTACTGCTATAGAAGAACACATAATGTTACAGACTACAGAACAAGAGTTCTAGGAGTCCCTATGAATTTCTCTGTACAAGTGGGTAATACTTGTAGGATCAGTAAAAATATAAGGGATTCAAATGATCCAATTCGCTAGTGAGGGGAAACAGTATTGCACATTAAGTGGACAAGAGTGAGCCTTCTCAAATCCTTTTTGTTAGAGTTATAATAACATCATGCttgatttttataatgaaaCTTCAATCAGATCATAGAAATAAAATCCCTggttcaaaacaaaaaacttcttGAAAAGTGCAAGTTAGGTCTAATCTAAAAACTATGTAAAAAACGTATGCTGCACTGTTCACCCAGCCTCTGCCCAAGCCTTGGAAGGGAAAAAAGGAACATGAAATTAagcaataaaatgaattttaaaaaaatattttgaaacttGACTTAATTTAATGCTATAAACAGTCAGCCACgttattttaagaaacaatTTAGAGAGTAAACATACCAACTCAGTGGGTAATAGGTCAGCCTCAATGAACAATCTCTTTGCTAAGTCAACTTTGGCAAAACTTTCAGCTAGAGCATGCAAATTCAAGGACAAAAATGATGCCTGCATGAAAACCCAATTCAAGATAAGTAAGGCAATACTAAAAATGAAGTAGGAATATAACATGTAGCAATATAATGAAGATATGAAAATGTCACAAAGGAAAATCATGTTAAGAATGCTGGAGAAAATCTGGCAGATTGACAACAATTCTAATTTACATACCAAATTATAATTCCCAATTACAATCATttgcagaaaaataaattgttcgaaaaaaataagaataatagcAAAGTGTCTAATACTCAAATGCAGACTGAATACTCAAACTTTCAACCATCCTACAGTTTAGTTGCAAGGATGAAGaaactttcaaattttttgCAGTCACACGTGCATAGCCTATACAACCCAAATGGACCAGTTTACAGAGTAGCTACTATATAAATGGAAGAACTACTGATGGCAATTAGTACACTAGGGAATACATACCAAACAAATTGGAACAGCTTATGGCCATCATTATTGCATCCCATATTTTTTATGCTAACTTCAGAGATGTTTATTCATTAACAAAGTAATCACAATTTCAAACCAATAATGTTATAATATAGATGGATGAAAGTAAACAAATACTATAATAGCTTATatgtgtttttctcttctttttaaatGAGCACTATCAACTATCAAGCACTTCAGATATTATTACTACTACTTACTGCTAAACAACTTATTAGGTTACAAGCAATAGAAAGGTGGTTGAAGCTGGCCCCATTGATTTTCAATGTTAATTTACTAAAAGATGCTTAAGAAGCTCACACTAGCATGCCTAAAATCGTATGATGAGAACTATCTCTATTAGGTTCACAAAGAATTCATTAAGGGAGTGAATATATTACCTCCAGATTTCCATTTGTCTTATCCTCTACAACAAAATTATCATCTCCAGCCCACGACACAATGCCCTCTCCCCTGACCACAAGCATAGAGCTCAATCCCACACCAAACTCCCCTGTAAAATAATGTCACAATATAAAAatctgaaaaatatttatattaaatgaaaaagtttCAATGACTAATCAGCTGATTACAAATGCTCATTATAAGCTAGTGCTACTACTGAAATATGTCAGGAACAATTAGGAATCATCAAACAATTGTTACAAGACAGAACTAAAGTGCAGCGAAGCTAGAATTTCATCTATGTTTAATACAGACCTTTATGGCTAATTACCAAGATAGAACTCCAATGTTGACTAGAAAACAGCATTAATCAATCTCAGCATGTTCGAGTTAGATTTTAGGAAGGAGAAttagaacattttttttacaataattatataattaccaCAACCTGAATGATAAGTTTGTTGATCTTTATACTAATTACCTGAAAAGTCATATCAATTATGATTTCTGATCGgttgacaaaatattttttttttattgaaatttcatttatacagataaacaaaatattacaaatcaaagtTTTATGTTGTATGAAACATACCTCCACAATGTAAGTTTCACCAGAGTCAACAAACGGATAAAACCAAACAAAACTCTCCAAGTATTCAACACAACTAGGGTCGAACTCACTATAttcatttatgattttatttctaattttaaaattttattaaattaaaaaatatatattaaaaataaaaatgctctcttctcttctcttctctcattTCTAAACCACATTCCAAGACATAACACTTAACTTGGCACCtagattttgtttaaattacaaacagTAACAGTGATGAATCACGCAAAACACATACCAGGAAGAAGATCATTGAAAGCAGGGAATCCCTCTAAACTCGTCTCCGCTAGGGACTGAGCCTCCGCAACCAGGTGGCGAAAATCCGCACCTTTACTTTTGGGCAAGACAACATCGACGGTTTTGCTCGCAATTCCGGACCCAGAATCTAATTCTTCTTCCTCATCCTCGTACCTGTCCCAATTCGAGGGAAGCGCGGAATGGtggcttttcttcttcttctcctcgcTCACTTGCTGCTTCCCCAATGGGTTCTTCTTCGCAGCGTCATTGGGGCCCACAGAAGAAGaagacgatgatgatgatgcgGCTTTGTTGGGCTTGTGGCTATGGTGAGAATTTTTGCTGTGGTGCTGCGTGTGGCTTCTCTTTGATTTCGCTAAAGCCTTCACGTCCATTGGAGGTGAATGTTGCTACTGATGGGGTTTTCAATTCCACATTGCTTTTTGGTGAAGGATGGAACTTGGAAGGATTAttggaattgaattgaattgaggTGATTAGAAAAATTAGGGTTTAGACAAGGGTTGAATCCAATCTACGGCGTCGTTTCAAATCTTAAGCAGCATCATTTTTCAGTGTCTCGCACATTCGCAATCTTAATTGCCACTAAACGCGCGTTTTGAATGTTCTTCCCTTGTTGGCATGGAAGAAAAGTGTTCGGCCATATTCATCTTTTTTGTTTGGTCCGAAAGAGGCTCATTTCTGATGGATGTAGGGCTATTGCTTCCACCTCCCATTTTTTGTTTCCTGCACCACCATACTTTTTAGTATCTCCAAATTacctttcttttattataagcTGATTAAGCTCCTTTCCCAGTAACCTTGTTTTCTTGAAATTCCACTTCACACCCCCATTACACCTCAATCTTCATTCACCCCTTCTTTGTTTCTCTAGTGTTGTAAGCTTTTTAGTTGGTCAGTCTCCCTCAATCACCCACGAAGGAGCTGCAAGGTCACATCCTCTTCTACTCTTCAGATAGAAGGGGAAAGAGAGTGTGTTGTTGTCGCACAACAAAGGGGAAAGGGAGGGGGTTGCTGCTGCAAAGGGAAAGGAGAAAAAGGGTGCATGTTAGGGTTACAAAATGGGGAATGGGGTACCTTGAATTGTAACAAGAAAAGGGTATATTTTTACTTGTGGAGTGCAAGAAGCAAAAATGGGAATATAAGTAGCAAAAAAGAAGTGCAAGAAGAAATTgtctcaatcatttttttaaaagccttaTGTGTGGACCTAGCTCTTAATAAGTCATGCCACGTTGATTAAATTGTATGTTGAGCcataaaatcaaagaaaaatataatttaaaaaatggaaCCCACGACCTGATTAAGATATTAT comes from the Glycine soja cultivar W05 chromosome 6, ASM419377v2, whole genome shotgun sequence genome and includes:
- the LOC114417165 gene encoding uncharacterized protein LOC114417165 yields the protein MDVKALAKSKRSHTQHHSKNSHHSHKPNKAASSSSSSSSVGPNDAAKKNPLGKQQVSEEKKKKSHHSALPSNWDRYEDEEEELDSGSGIASKTVDVVLPKSKGADFRHLVAEAQSLAETSLEGFPAFNDLLPGEFGVGLSSMLVVRGEGIVSWAGDDNFVVEDKTNGNLEASFLSLNLHALAESFAKVDLAKRLFIEADLLPTELCVEESAMSSSEEHEELKTKDESELANRMSEELDVDDLAADQFISSSSSSSSHAASTFPLSNDFRIPVNYVDAEAQQTSSSGKNKAFVLSSDASLHSTEDTRGKPYSTFEAADAEKELDMLLDSFGETNILDSSGFKSNTSIPVSSGVASVYPPHISNKDPVPSKTAPITASLDDVLDDLLEGTSTLTNPNVLLRPQEEKPVHHSMQSSSNSGSKSKVADDFDSWFDTL